Proteins from a genomic interval of Cyclopterus lumpus isolate fCycLum1 chromosome 18, fCycLum1.pri, whole genome shotgun sequence:
- the si:ch73-269m23.5 gene encoding ceramide-1-phosphate transfer protein, with the protein MVPLRRMTLLRLLLLAAILALLLFISSLWLPQGDCGSSWQPCLALYHQTSEPPLVPEEGAEPAQAQPLKQECPGQSFQAWRLLQYLKSCLANADDVLLEPYLQSWDQLLKFMESLGTMVGFFSHKVKEKVVLIRELSLKLSLEAHGKLPPESLVLPLEADQSVRSMVEAELKAGKVNFSRRTESGCRTLLRLHRSLLWLKLLLEGLAEGPDADGQYRTPGELSRAAYMVALAPHHPWVLRQAAEFVFLALPDRRYFLQLVCVRSQREATPILRSIIDALALVHVQTQRILAEHDMLELP; encoded by the exons ATGGTTCCCCTCAGACGAATGACGCTGCTTCGCCTCCTGCTGCTGGCGGCCATCTTGGctctgctcctcttcatcagctcCTTGTGGCTCC CCCAGGGCGACTGTGGCAGCTCCTGGCAGCCGTGTTTGGCTCTTTACCATCAAACG TCCGAGCCTCCATTGGTTCCTgaggagggggcggagccagcACAAGCCCAGCCCCTCAAACAGGAGTGTCCTGGCCAATCGTTTCAGGCATGGCGTCTGCTGCAGTATTTAAAGTCCTGCCTGGCGAACGCCGACGACGTCCTGCTGGAGCCGTACCTGCAGAGCTGGGATCAGCTCCTCAA GTTCATGGAGTCTCTCGGGACGATGGTCGGTTTCTTTTCCCACAAGGTGAAGGAAAAGGTTGTGCTGATACGagagctgtcactcaaactaaGCCTGGAGGCTCATGGGAAACTTCCGCCCGAAAGCTTGGTTCTTCCTCTCGAGGCCGATCAATCGGTTCGCTCCATGGTGGAGGCGGAGCTTAAGGCGGGCAAGGTGAATTTCTCGCGGCGTACGGAATCGGGCTGCCGGACGCTGCTGCGGCTGCATCGATCTCTGCTGTGGTTGAAGCTCCTGTTGGAGGGTTTGGCTGAAGGACCGGACGCCGACGGACAATACAGAACACCTGGAGAGCTGAGCAG GGCTGCCTACATGGTGGCGTTGGCCCCCCACCACCCCTGGGTGCTCCGTCAGGCTGCAGAGTTCGTCTTCCTCGCCCTCCCGGACCGACGCTACTTCCTGCAGCTGGTGTGCGTTCGCAGCCAGCGGGAGGCCACGCCCATCCTGCGCAGCATCATCGACGCACTCGCGCTTGTCCACGTGCAAACTCAGCGAATCCTCGCCGAACACGACATGCTGGAGCTTCCCTGA